A single region of the Dehalobacter sp. 12DCB1 genome encodes:
- a CDS encoding DUF512 domain-containing protein: MPDGLKVSAVMKNSIAAEMEIEPGDEILQVDQHNIQDILDLQYWTAEEEFTLIIQKKNKEIWELEIVKEPEELLGIEVSSVGRDGLMKCRNNCVFCFVRQMPTGMRASLYDLDDDYRMSVNQGSYITLSNLADKDFQRIIDMHLSPLYISVHAWNPAVREKLMRNRQAGKLAEQINRLAEAGLVLHTQIVLVPGYNDREVLQETVENLAAFFPQVQSIGIVPVGLTKYRDRLPELRIVTPEAAREVLEHGIEWQKKYRKRTGQNLVYFSDEFYMLASRDFPPHPEYDDFPQLENGIGMARKFQDEIQMCIGDLPERIQERKIHIVTGVSAAAYFRSRIAELPAVQGLHITVHEIANTFFGTTVTVAGLLTAQDIAAQLGDLQGEYFLLSRVMLRAGEEVFLDGYDVRWLTKQVNGIAVVVENDGQSFIEGLLGITIGGSESE; this comes from the coding sequence ATGCCCGATGGGTTGAAGGTATCTGCTGTTATGAAAAACAGTATTGCTGCTGAGATGGAGATCGAACCCGGAGATGAGATTCTCCAGGTGGATCAGCACAATATTCAGGATATTTTGGATTTGCAGTATTGGACGGCTGAAGAAGAATTTACATTGATCATTCAGAAGAAGAATAAAGAGATCTGGGAATTGGAGATTGTCAAGGAACCGGAGGAACTGCTTGGCATAGAAGTCAGCAGTGTTGGCCGGGATGGACTGATGAAGTGTCGGAATAACTGTGTTTTCTGCTTTGTCCGGCAGATGCCTACCGGGATGAGAGCGTCACTATACGACCTGGATGATGATTATCGGATGTCAGTGAACCAGGGAAGCTATATCACCTTGTCTAACCTGGCAGATAAGGATTTTCAGAGAATTATTGACATGCATCTGAGCCCTTTGTATATCTCTGTTCATGCATGGAATCCCGCTGTCAGGGAGAAACTGATGAGAAACAGGCAGGCCGGGAAACTGGCTGAGCAAATCAATAGACTTGCCGAAGCCGGTCTTGTTCTGCATACGCAGATCGTTTTGGTTCCTGGATATAATGATCGGGAGGTTTTGCAAGAAACTGTAGAGAACCTTGCGGCCTTTTTCCCGCAGGTCCAGTCCATTGGCATTGTTCCGGTTGGATTAACAAAGTACAGAGATAGACTGCCGGAACTTCGGATCGTAACGCCGGAAGCGGCAAGGGAAGTCTTGGAACATGGAATAGAATGGCAGAAGAAATACCGAAAACGGACCGGTCAAAACCTTGTTTATTTTTCTGATGAATTTTATATGCTTGCTAGCAGAGATTTTCCGCCACATCCTGAATATGACGATTTTCCCCAACTTGAAAACGGCATTGGCATGGCCCGAAAGTTTCAGGATGAAATCCAGATGTGCATTGGTGACCTGCCAGAGCGGATTCAGGAAAGAAAGATACACATAGTTACCGGGGTATCGGCAGCGGCCTATTTCCGGTCCAGGATCGCAGAGCTGCCTGCAGTTCAAGGCCTGCATATTACTGTACATGAGATTGCCAACACTTTTTTTGGAACCACGGTGACCGTTGCAGGGCTGCTTACGGCTCAGGACATCGCAGCACAACTGGGTGACCTGCAGGGAGAGTATTTCTTACTGTCGCGAGTGATGCTGAGGGCCGGTGAAGAAGTATTCCTCGATGGATATGATGTCCGATGGCTGACCAAACAGGTCAATGGTATAGCGGTAGTTGTGGAAAATGATGGTCAGTCTTTTATAGAAGGACTTTTAGGGATAACGATTGGAGGTTCGGAAAGTGAGTAA
- a CDS encoding putative peptidoglycan glycosyltransferase FtsW — MAAQKIKTKNPDFILLFSAVIILAVGLIMVLSAGSSFSYENKNNSYYLFFRQLQWVGLGIFAAAVAVYLPLKAFRKVSGISILVSVILLLMVEFSSLSSTKKGSARWLDIFGMSVQPSEIAKLAIVLFFAYILSRYPVKKFKDIFMPVGVLGVICLLVYKQPDLGTAIVILGAGVFMMLMTELPTGYFLAAIPLIGIPGFFLVKGEEYQWNRILGWLDPWEYATSFGYQQINAQIAFGSGGLLGIGIGRSSEGLGFLPENYTDTIFAVIGQEFGFFGTSLMLLCFIVLIGRGYAISRQCPDGFGRMLGFGITTILGIQTVINLCVVTGLFPVTGITLPLISYGGSSLLVTMFEIGILLNISRFRQNNLLRSS, encoded by the coding sequence ATGGCTGCTCAGAAGATAAAAACAAAAAATCCTGACTTTATTCTGTTATTTTCTGCGGTAATCATTTTGGCAGTTGGTCTGATTATGGTTTTAAGTGCCGGCTCCTCTTTTTCTTATGAGAATAAAAATAATTCCTATTATTTGTTTTTTAGGCAGTTACAGTGGGTAGGGTTAGGAATCTTTGCAGCCGCGGTAGCTGTTTACCTCCCTTTGAAGGCCTTTCGAAAGGTATCTGGGATCAGTATACTCGTCAGTGTCATCCTGCTCTTGATGGTCGAATTCAGCAGCCTGTCAAGTACAAAGAAAGGTTCGGCTCGCTGGCTGGATATTTTCGGGATGTCCGTACAGCCGTCAGAAATCGCAAAACTGGCCATTGTCCTCTTCTTTGCTTATATCCTTAGCCGCTACCCGGTTAAAAAATTTAAGGATATCTTCATGCCGGTGGGTGTGCTTGGCGTCATTTGTCTGCTCGTTTATAAGCAGCCTGACCTTGGCACTGCGATTGTCATCCTGGGAGCAGGAGTGTTTATGATGCTGATGACGGAGCTCCCGACGGGCTATTTCCTGGCTGCGATTCCACTGATTGGCATCCCAGGATTTTTTCTGGTTAAAGGAGAAGAATACCAGTGGAACAGAATATTGGGATGGCTGGATCCTTGGGAATATGCAACATCATTTGGCTATCAGCAAATTAATGCCCAGATTGCCTTCGGTTCTGGCGGGCTGCTCGGCATCGGGATCGGAAGAAGCAGTGAGGGACTGGGTTTTTTGCCTGAAAATTATACGGATACTATTTTTGCCGTGATCGGACAGGAATTTGGTTTCTTCGGGACTTCGCTCATGCTTTTGTGTTTCATCGTACTCATTGGGCGCGGCTATGCCATATCACGGCAATGTCCGGATGGATTCGGACGGATGCTCGGATTTGGGATCACAACGATCCTGGGCATTCAAACCGTGATTAATCTTTGTGTTGTGACCGGTCTTTTCCCAGTAACAGGAATCACCCTACCTCTGATTTCCTATGGAGGAAGCTCTTTGCTTGTAACCATGTTTGAAATAGGTATTTTACTGAATATTTCACGCTTCCGACAGAATAATCTGCTGCGAAGCAGTTAG
- a CDS encoding bifunctional 4-hydroxy-3-methylbut-2-enyl diphosphate reductase/30S ribosomal protein S1 — protein MMIQRAAKAGFCFGVKRAIELAEKAAGTGLTASLGPLIHNQQVVDYLAEKGLEVIHSVNEAKMGQQLVIRSHGVPPETYAQAKERGITIIDATCPYVQKAQRMAASSSANSFVIVVGDKSHPEVKGILGWAGSNALAIETLAEAEDLPYHPRITVLAQTTQQKSHFFTVVEELKKHTGELIVQNTICAATEERQASASELAEKVDVMIVVGGLSSSNTRKLGSICSGKTKTYCIETAEELLEIWFTDARNVGLTAGASTPDWIIEEVCNKMSEFMEKTQIQEAEESAVKTVYDEENMMENFDQGLPKLYRGAIVKGTVVKITGDEVFVDIAWKSEGMIPFEELSATKVSNIHDLVKIGDTISVMVMRVENQEGYPVLSRKRANEVEAKEQLAHLAESKEEVQAVVTEAVKGGLLVDLGMRGFVPASQVETGFVDNLEKYIGKTLRLRVIEYDEYKKKLVLSQKVILAEEQESKKEKLMETIKEGDIVKGTVRRLADFGAFVDLGGMDGLLHISDMAFSRVKHPSEIVNIGDEVEVQVLAIDAQKGRISLGLKQLKTNPWSAAAEKYTVGSIVHGKVVRIAPFGAFVELEDGVDALVHISQLADHRVIKVQDVVQVGQEITAKVIDFKPEDKKISLSIRELLTEASEASAHQDLVNLPDIPEVTIGEKIGNIPDTDGDIL, from the coding sequence TTGATGATTCAGCGAGCGGCAAAAGCAGGTTTCTGTTTTGGAGTCAAACGGGCGATTGAATTGGCTGAAAAAGCTGCTGGCACCGGATTGACTGCATCTTTAGGACCGCTCATCCACAATCAGCAAGTTGTTGATTATTTAGCTGAGAAAGGTTTGGAAGTCATTCACTCTGTTAATGAGGCCAAAATGGGTCAACAGCTTGTAATCAGGTCGCATGGTGTTCCTCCGGAAACGTATGCGCAGGCAAAGGAACGCGGAATTACCATTATTGATGCAACGTGTCCTTATGTCCAAAAAGCGCAAAGAATGGCTGCCAGCTCATCAGCAAACAGTTTTGTCATTGTTGTCGGTGACAAAAGCCATCCGGAAGTTAAAGGGATCCTAGGATGGGCAGGAAGTAATGCTCTCGCCATAGAGACGCTGGCCGAGGCTGAAGATTTGCCATACCACCCAAGAATTACAGTTTTGGCCCAAACAACACAGCAGAAAAGTCATTTTTTTACAGTTGTTGAAGAGTTAAAAAAACATACTGGGGAACTAATCGTCCAAAATACGATCTGCGCGGCGACGGAAGAACGCCAGGCCTCAGCTAGTGAATTGGCCGAAAAAGTGGATGTGATGATTGTCGTGGGGGGGTTGAGTAGTTCCAATACACGGAAACTGGGATCGATCTGCAGTGGAAAAACGAAAACATACTGTATAGAAACAGCCGAAGAATTACTGGAGATCTGGTTTACGGATGCGAGAAATGTCGGCTTGACAGCAGGAGCTTCCACACCGGATTGGATTATCGAGGAGGTTTGCAATAAAATGTCGGAGTTTATGGAAAAAACACAGATCCAAGAGGCTGAGGAAAGCGCTGTGAAGACGGTTTATGATGAAGAAAACATGATGGAAAATTTTGATCAGGGGCTACCCAAACTTTATCGGGGCGCGATTGTCAAAGGAACCGTCGTAAAAATAACAGGCGATGAGGTCTTTGTGGATATTGCCTGGAAATCGGAAGGCATGATTCCTTTTGAGGAACTTTCCGCTACCAAGGTTTCGAATATTCATGATCTCGTTAAAATCGGTGATACGATTTCGGTGATGGTCATGCGTGTCGAAAACCAGGAAGGCTACCCCGTTTTATCCCGTAAACGGGCCAATGAGGTTGAAGCGAAGGAACAGTTGGCCCACCTTGCCGAATCAAAGGAAGAAGTTCAGGCAGTCGTTACGGAAGCGGTCAAAGGCGGACTTCTGGTCGACCTCGGAATGAGAGGCTTTGTGCCTGCTTCTCAGGTTGAAACCGGCTTTGTAGACAATCTTGAAAAGTATATCGGGAAAACACTTCGTTTAAGAGTCATCGAGTATGATGAATACAAGAAGAAACTGGTCCTTTCCCAAAAGGTTATTTTAGCAGAAGAGCAGGAAAGTAAAAAAGAAAAACTTATGGAGACGATTAAAGAAGGTGATATCGTAAAGGGAACAGTTCGCCGCTTGGCCGATTTTGGTGCGTTTGTTGATCTTGGCGGTATGGACGGGCTACTACATATCTCGGATATGGCTTTCTCCAGAGTAAAACACCCGTCGGAGATCGTGAATATCGGTGATGAAGTTGAAGTTCAGGTCTTAGCGATTGATGCTCAAAAAGGCAGGATTTCCCTCGGATTAAAACAGCTTAAAACCAATCCATGGTCTGCTGCTGCTGAAAAATATACTGTGGGATCTATCGTACACGGCAAAGTCGTCAGAATCGCACCTTTTGGTGCTTTTGTAGAACTGGAGGACGGGGTTGATGCGTTGGTGCATATTTCCCAGCTGGCCGACCACAGGGTCATAAAAGTACAGGATGTTGTTCAGGTCGGACAGGAGATTACAGCGAAAGTCATCGATTTTAAACCGGAAGATAAAAAAATCAGCCTGAGTATCCGGGAACTGCTTACGGAAGCCAGCGAAGCCAGTGCCCATCAGGATTTGGTAAATCTGCCGGATATACCTGAAGTTACGATTGGCGAAAAAATTGGAAATATACCGGATACAGACGGGGACATACTTTGA
- a CDS encoding lysophospholipid acyltransferase family protein, with protein MLYSLAKGIMTLVLKIKGCRITGLENFPVEGPVIIACNHISLWDPIIVGCSMPRQVYFMAKEELFSIPLLGQILHGLGTFPVKRGQGDIGAFRKSVRLLKEGKILGIFPEGTRSKTGDIQEAMAGIVLIINKSHAPILPVKVYGAKGLLNQRRGKIGIIIGKPFYADNLEIPEKIENRREWLANKIMDVVNEM; from the coding sequence ATGCTGTATTCATTGGCTAAGGGAATCATGACCCTTGTTCTGAAAATCAAAGGATGCAGGATAACAGGTCTGGAAAATTTTCCAGTAGAAGGACCTGTGATTATTGCGTGCAATCATATAAGCCTTTGGGATCCAATTATTGTTGGCTGTTCGATGCCAAGACAGGTATATTTCATGGCAAAAGAGGAGCTTTTCTCGATACCACTGTTAGGGCAAATTCTGCATGGCCTTGGTACTTTTCCGGTTAAACGGGGGCAGGGTGATATCGGGGCATTTCGAAAATCGGTCAGGCTGCTAAAAGAAGGAAAAATTTTGGGGATATTTCCGGAAGGTACCCGGTCCAAAACCGGTGACATTCAGGAAGCCATGGCAGGGATTGTATTAATTATTAACAAAAGCCATGCGCCGATTTTGCCGGTTAAGGTCTATGGAGCCAAAGGATTATTAAACCAAAGAAGGGGTAAGATAGGGATAATTATTGGTAAGCCATTTTATGCCGATAATCTTGAAATCCCAGAAAAGATTGAAAACCGTAGGGAATGGCTCGCCAATAAAATCATGGATGTTGTGAATGAAATGTAA